One genomic window of Leptospira paudalimensis includes the following:
- the metG gene encoding methionine--tRNA ligase, producing MSKHILVTSALPYANGSIHLGHILEAVQTDIWVRFQKLIGNECYFFCADDTHGTPIMIAAKKAGKTPESMIEEVQKEHYKDLTSFGVEYDNYYTTNSEENRKFSESIYLTLKKNGHIVSRNIEQSYCEHDKMFLPDRFIKGTCPKCGAKDQYGDSCEVCGTSYSPKDLKDSYCSICGTTPVLKESKHLFFKLQDFQNQLKTWMEEGNRLNEGAQKKLQEWFTSGLQEWDISRDGPYFGFAIPEEENKYFYVWLDAPIGYMASSLNHLKDEKKFNEFWKEGKGEIVHFIGKDILYFHGLFWPAMLMGSGYKAPNQLNVHGFLTVNGEKMSKSRGTFINASTFAKHLDIEHFRFYMACRLGSGMEDVDISFDDFVSRVNSDLIGNLVNLVSRVSTSILDKMDRKLGTLSVEGKTLVSELLSKETEIRDAYESRNYSKVMREITGLGDKVNKYVNDYAPWNLIKTDVEKAREVVTTSLNCAKILFTYLAPVTPKIAVAIKELFQVPDLNFLNLSETIENKTLGPYQMLSKRVEEKNISLMISETKEAFEKSNPSPSKQETNKSNTNETKVGTVSEDGFITIDELSKVELRVGLIKEANPVEGADKLLFVKVDLGEKGIKNVFAGIKASYTAEELVGKKVVVVANLKPRQMKFGLSEAMLLASGKEKTLSLFVPDRDANPGDLLK from the coding sequence ATGTCGAAACACATTTTAGTTACAAGTGCTTTGCCTTATGCAAACGGCTCTATCCACCTAGGTCATATATTAGAAGCAGTCCAAACTGACATTTGGGTGCGATTCCAAAAGTTAATTGGAAATGAATGTTATTTTTTCTGTGCGGATGATACACATGGAACTCCGATCATGATTGCCGCTAAAAAAGCAGGAAAAACACCTGAGTCTATGATTGAAGAAGTACAGAAGGAACATTATAAAGATCTCACTTCGTTTGGAGTAGAGTATGATAATTATTACACAACTAATTCAGAAGAAAACCGAAAGTTCTCGGAATCGATTTATCTAACCCTCAAAAAAAATGGACATATTGTTTCTCGGAACATCGAACAGTCGTACTGCGAACATGACAAAATGTTTTTGCCTGACCGTTTCATCAAAGGGACTTGTCCAAAATGTGGAGCAAAAGACCAATACGGGGATTCTTGTGAAGTTTGTGGGACCAGTTACTCTCCAAAAGACTTAAAAGATTCCTATTGTTCTATTTGTGGAACCACGCCTGTCTTAAAAGAATCAAAACATTTGTTTTTTAAATTACAAGACTTCCAAAACCAATTAAAAACTTGGATGGAAGAAGGGAACCGATTGAACGAAGGTGCCCAAAAGAAATTACAAGAATGGTTTACCTCTGGTTTACAAGAGTGGGACATTAGCCGAGATGGTCCTTACTTTGGTTTTGCGATCCCAGAGGAAGAAAACAAATACTTTTATGTTTGGTTAGATGCACCTATTGGATATATGGCTTCCTCTTTAAATCACCTGAAAGATGAGAAAAAATTCAATGAGTTTTGGAAAGAAGGAAAAGGAGAAATTGTCCACTTCATTGGAAAAGATATTTTGTATTTCCATGGTTTGTTTTGGCCAGCGATGCTTATGGGATCTGGTTACAAAGCTCCGAATCAATTGAATGTACATGGATTCTTAACTGTGAATGGTGAAAAGATGTCCAAGTCTCGTGGAACATTTATCAATGCTTCCACGTTTGCGAAACATTTGGATATTGAACATTTCCGTTTTTATATGGCATGTCGACTTGGCTCTGGTATGGAAGATGTTGACATCTCCTTTGATGATTTTGTTTCCCGTGTGAATTCCGACCTAATTGGAAATTTAGTAAATCTAGTATCTAGAGTTTCTACATCAATTTTGGACAAGATGGATCGTAAACTTGGAACATTATCAGTCGAAGGAAAAACCTTAGTCTCTGAATTGCTCAGTAAAGAAACTGAAATCAGGGATGCCTATGAATCACGTAACTATTCTAAGGTGATGCGTGAAATTACAGGTCTAGGTGATAAAGTTAACAAATATGTAAATGATTATGCACCATGGAACTTAATCAAAACGGATGTGGAAAAAGCAAGGGAGGTTGTCACAACTTCTCTCAATTGTGCAAAAATCCTGTTCACCTACTTGGCACCCGTGACTCCAAAAATTGCAGTTGCAATCAAGGAATTATTCCAAGTTCCGGATTTAAATTTTTTAAATCTGTCGGAAACCATTGAAAACAAAACTCTTGGCCCATACCAAATGTTATCCAAACGAGTTGAGGAAAAAAATATTTCACTTATGATCTCAGAAACAAAAGAAGCCTTTGAAAAATCAAATCCTAGTCCATCAAAACAGGAAACAAATAAGTCCAATACAAACGAAACAAAAGTAGGTACAGTTTCCGAGGATGGATTTATTACCATCGATGAATTGTCCAAAGTGGAACTACGAGTAGGCCTTATCAAAGAAGCAAATCCTGTGGAAGGTGCCGACAAACTTTTGTTTGTAAAAGTAGATCTAGGAGAAAAAGGGATCAAAAACGTATTTGCAGGAATCAAAGCAAGTTATACAGCCGAAGAGTTAGTTGGTAAAAAAGTAGTCGTTGTTGCTAATTTAAAACCACGCCAAATGAAGTTTGGATTATCAGAAGCGATGTTACTTGCATCAGGTAAAGAAAAAACTTTATCTTTATTTGTTCCAGATCGAGATGCAAATCCTGGTGATCTTTTGAAATAA
- a CDS encoding adenylate/guanylate cyclase domain-containing protein, translating to MPTKSEQILREKEIQGIKFSLYGKMIIFSLLTVGTFFVAQSLSELFTITLISVGLNVVLYILSKFLKKGKFVSFVGLFCVVIDLVIITILPFIWYNAVGGESQVPRTYLIKTYLHFIIAGTLIINAFSIQPIYPMLYALGVVISQAGILVYAQQDPRFISTESFKEAFLGPAAHVNNYIMSMGIIGVLGFFLAYLTYRVRRTVLSAVTNEVKMTQLTRYFSPNVVAELDQAGEEFFKPGGKESTVAVLFCDIANFTQISETLGPEKTMSLLSEYHSFMLEIVFQNHGTLDKFIGDGMMVTFGTPIPSKEDATNSIKAGIAMIQALAAWNQKRESNGEKSIAIRIGIHYGLVIVGNVGVEKRLEYTVIGDTVNAASRLEALGKELKRNFLISRELYDHTSLEFRQTLKIKTMGTLSLRGKSKTTEILAIEV from the coding sequence ATGCCAACAAAGTCAGAACAAATATTAAGGGAAAAAGAAATCCAAGGGATTAAATTTAGTCTCTATGGAAAAATGATTATATTTAGTCTCCTTACTGTCGGTACTTTCTTTGTTGCTCAATCCCTTTCCGAATTGTTTACGATTACATTAATTTCTGTAGGGCTTAATGTAGTTTTGTATATACTTTCAAAATTCTTGAAGAAAGGTAAATTCGTTTCATTTGTTGGTTTGTTTTGTGTGGTGATCGATTTGGTGATCATCACAATTTTACCTTTTATTTGGTACAATGCTGTGGGTGGAGAATCCCAAGTTCCAAGAACCTATCTCATTAAAACTTATCTGCACTTTATCATTGCAGGAACACTAATCATCAATGCATTTAGTATACAACCCATATATCCAATGTTATATGCATTGGGAGTGGTGATAAGCCAAGCTGGGATTTTAGTTTATGCGCAACAGGACCCGAGGTTTATCAGTACAGAAAGTTTTAAGGAAGCATTCCTTGGTCCAGCTGCCCATGTTAACAACTACATCATGTCCATGGGAATTATCGGAGTATTGGGATTCTTTTTGGCTTACCTTACTTACCGTGTTAGGCGAACTGTGCTTTCTGCAGTTACAAATGAAGTAAAGATGACACAACTCACTCGTTATTTTTCTCCCAATGTTGTCGCAGAATTAGACCAAGCAGGGGAAGAATTTTTCAAACCTGGTGGAAAGGAATCCACGGTTGCAGTTTTATTTTGTGATATTGCCAATTTTACACAAATTTCAGAAACTTTAGGTCCTGAAAAAACCATGTCACTTTTATCCGAATACCATAGTTTTATGTTAGAGATAGTATTCCAAAATCATGGAACACTAGATAAATTCATTGGTGATGGGATGATGGTTACTTTTGGAACTCCGATACCTTCCAAAGAAGATGCAACCAACTCAATAAAAGCTGGAATCGCCATGATACAAGCATTAGCTGCCTGGAATCAAAAGAGAGAATCCAATGGAGAAAAATCTATCGCCATACGAATAGGGATTCACTATGGTTTAGTAATTGTTGGAAATGTAGGGGTTGAAAAACGGCTAGAATATACAGTGATTGGTGACACAGTCAATGCAGCTAGTCGACTTGAAGCTTTGGGTAAGGAATTAAAACGTAATTTTTTAATCTCAAGAGAATTGTATGACCATACTTCTTTAGAATTCAGGCAGACATTAAAAATTAAAACAATGGGTACTCTTTCTTTACGTGGTAAGTCAAAAACTACTGAAATCCTAGCAATTGAGGTCTAA
- a CDS encoding phosphoribosyl-AMP cyclohydrolase, whose product MIQIPSDKDIVILTKPNFLSHDVSVKVLNSKQTVSMMHDFDFEKNQLFVDCDEDSFLEIDPSVNSSTKQLLWENGKLLLSQNELETLVNSMPPLSPFLAQDLTGKDLMLAWGKKESLLSAIESGSGTYFSRSRNGKWVKGEESGHLQNLKQIYLHTNPFFVQYVADQVGAACHTGYYSCFFRELGQNDSVSFVYSNKVGE is encoded by the coding sequence ATGATCCAAATTCCAAGTGACAAAGATATTGTGATCCTAACAAAACCTAATTTTTTATCCCACGATGTATCAGTGAAAGTTTTGAATTCAAAACAAACTGTGTCTATGATGCATGATTTTGATTTCGAAAAAAATCAATTGTTTGTCGATTGTGACGAAGATAGTTTTTTAGAAATTGATCCTTCTGTAAATTCTTCCACCAAGCAATTGTTATGGGAAAATGGTAAATTATTACTCAGTCAGAATGAATTGGAAACATTAGTAAATTCAATGCCACCACTCTCCCCTTTTTTAGCCCAAGATTTGACAGGAAAAGATTTGATGTTGGCTTGGGGGAAAAAAGAAAGTTTGCTTAGTGCAATTGAATCAGGTTCTGGTACATATTTTAGTCGCTCAAGGAATGGAAAATGGGTGAAAGGGGAAGAGTCAGGCCATTTGCAAAATCTCAAACAGATTTACCTACATACAAATCCTTTTTTTGTGCAGTATGTAGCCGATCAAGTTGGCGCGGCCTGTCATACAGGCTATTATTCTTGTTTTTTTAGAGAACTTGGTCAGAATGATTCGGTTTCATTCGTCTATTCTAATAAAGTAGGAGAGTAA
- a CDS encoding rhodanese-like domain-containing protein has product MNRMILIVIVTVAVLFIIFQLKKTSGMDQSQLKEKIDAGALVVDVRTVAEFNSGHYPTAKNIPIDEVSRRVDEFGDKNQTIIVYCASGGRSGSAKSYLESIGYKQVINAGGLSNMPSR; this is encoded by the coding sequence TTGAATCGAATGATCCTCATTGTTATCGTAACCGTCGCCGTACTATTCATCATTTTCCAATTGAAGAAAACTTCTGGAATGGACCAATCACAACTCAAAGAAAAAATTGATGCGGGTGCACTTGTTGTTGATGTGCGAACTGTCGCAGAATTTAATTCCGGCCATTACCCTACAGCCAAAAATATTCCAATCGATGAAGTATCCAGACGAGTGGATGAGTTCGGTGATAAAAACCAAACAATTATCGTTTATTGTGCGTCAGGTGGTAGAAGTGGAAGTGCTAAATCCTATTTAGAATCGATTGGATACAAACAAGTCATCAATGCTGGTGGACTCTCCAATATGCCAAGTCGATAA
- a CDS encoding nuclear transport factor 2 family protein: protein MNANEELIQKFYTAFQNKDGQTMISLYHPEIQFEDPAFGKLTGKEAGAMWLMLLERSQNLTIRFSNIKANDKEGSANWEADYSFSKTGRLVQNKIQAKFTFQDGKIIQHKDQFSMWKWLGMAMGPIGYLLGWWPALGNKVKKEAVTGLQLYMKRKRM from the coding sequence ATGAACGCAAATGAAGAGTTAATCCAAAAGTTTTACACAGCCTTCCAAAACAAAGATGGACAGACCATGATCTCCCTATACCATCCAGAGATTCAATTTGAAGACCCTGCCTTTGGAAAATTAACGGGAAAAGAAGCAGGAGCTATGTGGCTCATGTTACTCGAAAGAAGTCAAAATTTAACCATCCGATTCTCAAATATCAAAGCAAATGATAAAGAGGGTTCTGCTAATTGGGAAGCTGATTATAGTTTTAGCAAAACAGGTAGACTCGTTCAAAACAAAATCCAAGCAAAATTTACCTTTCAAGATGGTAAGATCATCCAACACAAAGACCAATTTTCTATGTGGAAGTGGTTAGGAATGGCGATGGGTCCTATTGGTTATTTACTCGGTTGGTGGCCTGCTCTCGGCAACAAAGTAAAAAAAGAAGCCGTCACCGGCTTACAATTGTATATGAAACGAAAACGTATGTAG
- a CDS encoding SRPBCC family protein has translation MKRILLFAFGTSFLLIGLVVLFLAVGYFQEPKFHKETSEWLKAEPEDIWNYITDIKDLPNRRKEVVAIKILESKPDGTPTKWLETPDMGGYMIFELKEMIPNRKWKIELTDASFKMRGSWTYILEPKTPGTLVTVIEDSEITSVPVRGAYVLAGRDATLLKEMELIRNRFSGR, from the coding sequence ATGAAACGGATTCTTCTTTTTGCTTTTGGAACAAGTTTTTTGCTGATTGGGCTTGTTGTTTTATTCCTTGCTGTTGGATATTTCCAAGAACCAAAATTCCACAAAGAAACAAGTGAGTGGCTGAAAGCAGAACCAGAAGACATTTGGAATTATATCACTGATATAAAAGACCTTCCTAATCGCAGGAAGGAAGTCGTAGCGATCAAAATTTTAGAATCAAAACCAGACGGTACTCCCACAAAATGGCTAGAAACTCCTGATATGGGTGGGTACATGATTTTTGAATTAAAAGAGATGATTCCTAATCGTAAGTGGAAGATTGAGCTAACGGATGCTAGTTTTAAGATGCGTGGATCGTGGACTTATATTCTAGAACCGAAAACTCCTGGAACTCTTGTGACTGTGATTGAAGATTCTGAAATCACAAGTGTTCCTGTAAGAGGGGCTTATGTGCTAGCTGGTCGTGACGCAACCTTATTAAAAGAAATGGAGCTCATCCGAAACCGATTTAGCGGACGTTAG
- a CDS encoding alpha/beta fold hydrolase: MALEENTLEDRLIKISSRESNKNLMVSPDKIYIFPVPKTTFQFLENIWQSFTNKMVSLVDFNDDPIFNFSIFEVIDQDEMKIVATATHFKLKEIAERRKIPGIEEYIKKSRPIHLADPRNESARFIRKAIIDFNKGLRPEVTFVNLKEEEIHPEKKVLLSETMNHAIGIPLFVNENPIGILWGITKDPIAEEQIRPLTLQLYSLFDVIEFVVAKEMESGNDHYIAQKNIEKADTVSNSRNLFYTTTKDQKEPVTSIIFKSHQYNIEYRMDASFIIPTTDGYAVSLKSFTPEKLNNTGKNLLLIPGFFCRRSVMDKLAKELALKYGYRVFLMDMRGRSRQTMPKHGKKEGWTVDNYIQDDFPEVLRWIRWHYPSERTVVVGHSMGGMIPRFYVSSYEKIKELKEEFNLPQPEEYIAGIVSITSPNYISLKSNFIGLDTLKRGFSMLPHKMISDMILSMASFSMQATIQTIDLKKFFKLILNLHSSLRSFSYNIGTKVLTIKDFVGYKEITPPEWYFLMEDVFCEESVSVIMQFFQSQISNEQSFWSNDGRINYTENFLNNFTMPIYSVVGTVDKIVPEESLTELKDLKSENKVTTYYEQGHLGIIFHGETVRKICKGMDEWIQGLK; the protein is encoded by the coding sequence ATACGTTGGAAGATCGTTTGATCAAAATTTCCTCCAGAGAAAGTAACAAAAATCTCATGGTTAGCCCGGACAAAATTTACATTTTTCCGGTGCCAAAAACAACCTTCCAATTTTTGGAAAATATTTGGCAATCCTTCACCAATAAAATGGTTTCCCTCGTTGATTTTAACGATGATCCGATTTTTAATTTCTCCATTTTTGAAGTCATCGACCAAGACGAGATGAAAATTGTGGCCACAGCCACTCACTTCAAACTGAAAGAAATTGCAGAACGAAGGAAAATTCCTGGCATAGAAGAATACATCAAAAAGTCGAGACCCATTCATTTAGCAGATCCAAGGAACGAATCCGCACGTTTTATCCGAAAAGCAATTATTGATTTCAATAAAGGACTTCGTCCTGAAGTCACTTTTGTAAACCTAAAAGAAGAAGAAATCCATCCTGAAAAAAAGGTACTTCTTTCTGAAACGATGAACCATGCCATTGGGATTCCACTTTTTGTGAATGAAAATCCAATTGGAATTTTGTGGGGGATCACAAAAGATCCAATCGCAGAAGAACAAATTAGACCTCTCACTTTACAACTGTATTCACTATTTGATGTCATCGAATTTGTTGTGGCAAAGGAAATGGAATCCGGAAACGACCATTACATAGCCCAAAAAAATATCGAAAAAGCTGATACAGTTTCTAACTCTAGAAATCTTTTTTATACAACGACTAAAGACCAAAAAGAACCAGTAACCTCCATTATATTCAAATCCCATCAATATAATATTGAATATAGGATGGATGCTTCTTTTATAATACCAACTACTGATGGTTATGCGGTATCATTAAAAAGTTTTACTCCTGAAAAATTAAACAATACAGGAAAAAACCTACTTTTAATTCCAGGTTTTTTTTGTAGGCGATCCGTGATGGATAAACTTGCAAAAGAGTTAGCTTTAAAGTATGGATACCGGGTTTTCCTAATGGATATGAGAGGAAGATCCAGGCAAACCATGCCAAAACATGGGAAAAAAGAAGGATGGACAGTAGACAATTACATCCAAGACGATTTTCCAGAAGTGTTACGATGGATTCGTTGGCATTATCCAAGTGAAAGAACTGTCGTTGTTGGACACAGTATGGGAGGAATGATCCCAAGATTTTATGTTTCTTCCTATGAAAAGATCAAAGAACTCAAAGAGGAGTTCAATTTACCTCAACCAGAAGAATACATTGCAGGAATTGTTTCGATTACTTCGCCCAATTATATTAGTTTAAAATCCAATTTTATTGGATTGGACACTTTGAAACGTGGGTTTAGTATGCTCCCTCATAAAATGATTTCGGATATGATTCTCAGTATGGCAAGTTTTTCCATGCAAGCAACCATCCAAACCATTGATTTGAAAAAATTCTTTAAACTGATATTAAATCTACATTCCAGTTTACGTAGTTTTAGTTATAATATTGGAACAAAAGTATTAACGATTAAAGACTTTGTGGGATATAAAGAAATTACTCCACCTGAATGGTACTTTCTAATGGAAGACGTGTTTTGCGAAGAATCAGTATCTGTGATCATGCAATTTTTCCAAAGCCAAATCTCAAATGAACAAAGTTTTTGGTCTAATGATGGTAGAATCAATTACACAGAAAATTTTCTAAACAACTTTACTATGCCAATTTATAGTGTGGTAGGAACTGTTGATAAAATTGTTCCAGAAGAAAGTTTAACGGAACTAAAAGATCTAAAATCAGAAAATAAGGTGACCACTTATTATGAGCAAGGACACCTTGGAATCATTTTCCATGGGGAAACTGTTAGAAAAATTTGCAAAGGAATGGATGAATGGATCCAAGGATTAAAATAA